In Massilistercora timonensis, the following are encoded in one genomic region:
- the ltrA gene encoding group II intron reverse transcriptase/maturase has protein sequence MGTENKESCSQRDSAERKGYVRAHRSFNRIWKERDSAEPDILGRILDKNNLNRAYKRVKANKGAPGVDGMTVEAALPWLKEHNHELTERIRRGKYTPSPVRRVEIPKPDGGIRKLGIPTVIDRIIQQAMLQQLMPIYEPLFSDDSFGYRPGRGAKDAIFRIKEYIEQGYTRAVVLDLSKYFDTLNHTILLNLLRKQVKDERVIQMVKRYLKSGVMENGVVTETEEGSPQGGNLSPLLANVYLNEFDWEFHRRGVPCIRYADDIVLLAKSERAAERLLESSTKYLEETLKLRVNREKSRTVSVFAIRNFKFLGFCFGKNGKGIYIRVHGKSWKKAKDKLRQFTSRSRCGSIVRTMEKIKVYMRGWLNYYGIADMKSNIISLNKWLYRRIRMCIWKQWKLPRTRKRKLIGLGLPEWAACEGAYSRKAYWRMAGSGVVQRALTKERLINWGFYDLATAYQSLHVNY, from the coding sequence ATGGGTACAGAAAACAAAGAAAGCTGCTCGCAAAGAGATAGCGCGGAACGCAAAGGGTATGTGAGAGCGCACCGCTCATTCAACCGGATATGGAAGGAAAGGGACAGTGCAGAGCCGGACATCTTAGGTAGGATACTGGACAAGAATAACCTGAACCGGGCTTACAAAAGAGTAAAGGCAAACAAGGGAGCACCGGGAGTCGATGGGATGACTGTCGAAGCGGCACTGCCATGGCTGAAGGAACACAACCACGAACTGACGGAGAGAATTCGAAGGGGGAAATATACCCCGTCTCCGGTCAGACGTGTGGAAATCCCGAAGCCGGACGGGGGGATACGAAAACTCGGAATCCCTACCGTCATTGACCGTATCATCCAACAGGCAATGCTCCAGCAACTCATGCCAATCTATGAGCCGCTGTTCTCGGATGACAGTTTTGGCTATCGTCCGGGGCGAGGGGCAAAAGACGCTATCTTCAGGATAAAAGAGTATATCGAACAGGGCTATACAAGGGCAGTGGTTCTTGACCTGTCAAAGTACTTCGATACGCTGAACCACACGATCCTTCTGAACCTGCTGAGAAAGCAGGTAAAAGACGAAAGGGTCATACAGATGGTGAAGCGATACCTGAAAAGCGGAGTGATGGAAAACGGTGTTGTAACTGAGACAGAGGAAGGCTCCCCGCAGGGAGGGAATCTTTCCCCACTCTTAGCAAATGTGTATCTGAATGAATTCGACTGGGAGTTCCACAGACGGGGCGTACCGTGCATTCGCTATGCGGATGATATCGTACTGCTGGCGAAAAGCGAACGGGCGGCGGAACGTCTGCTGGAGAGCAGTACAAAATATCTGGAAGAAACACTGAAGCTGAGAGTGAACCGGGAAAAGAGCCGGACGGTCAGCGTGTTCGCAATCCGAAATTTTAAGTTCCTTGGCTTCTGTTTTGGGAAGAACGGAAAAGGAATCTACATCCGTGTCCATGGAAAGTCATGGAAGAAAGCCAAGGATAAACTGCGTCAGTTCACTTCCCGGAGCAGGTGCGGAAGTATCGTCCGAACAATGGAAAAGATAAAAGTCTATATGCGGGGATGGTTGAATTATTACGGAATAGCGGACATGAAGAGCAACATCATAAGCCTGAATAAATGGCTGTACCGCCGGATACGGATGTGTATCTGGAAACAGTGGAAACTGCCAAGGACACGCAAACGGAAACTGATAGGTTTAGGGCTGCCGGAGTGGGCGGCCTGCGAAGGAGCATACAGTCGAAAAGCCTATTGGAGGATGGCGGGAAGCGGAGTCGTACAAAGAGCACTAACGAAAGAAAGGCTGATAAACTGGGGCTTCTATGATTTAGCCACAGCTTATCAGTCTCTGCACGTCAACTATTGA
- a CDS encoding Gfo/Idh/MocA family oxidoreductase: MEKYKVAVIGAGMIANSAHIPAYKKLKDRVKIVAIADNREQAAKESASLHGIEHWYTDAIEMLDKEKPDIVSVCMSNMLHYKYTMEALKAGANVFCEKPAAVSYHETKEMFDMAKKMGKELIVCQTARFSAEAITAKRFAETGILGDVYFADIEWTRRRGVPKWGSFHIKNANGGGAFCDLGIHAFDLVLWIAGFPKLKSMSANATTKITGYEPELFSSDEESGAFNGVFMPRKFDVNEFSVEEFANGVAFFANGLSINFKIAWSVNLPENRKFDIAGTRAGIRMPSMELYSSIADYQADVKPHYAPYKYSEHGFGGHFGLIEHGINVLDKKEELIIKPDEILTTAAILEGFYKSARLGREVMIEEIIE; encoded by the coding sequence ATGGAAAAGTACAAAGTCGCTGTAATTGGAGCGGGGATGATTGCAAATTCAGCACATATACCAGCATATAAAAAGCTGAAGGACCGAGTGAAGATAGTTGCAATTGCAGATAATAGAGAACAGGCAGCGAAGGAGAGTGCTTCGTTGCATGGAATAGAACATTGGTATACAGATGCGATAGAGATGCTTGACAAAGAAAAACCAGATATTGTGTCAGTTTGTATGTCCAATATGCTTCATTACAAATATACTATGGAAGCATTAAAAGCAGGCGCAAATGTTTTTTGCGAAAAACCGGCAGCGGTATCATACCACGAAACAAAAGAAATGTTTGATATGGCAAAAAAAATGGGTAAAGAACTTATTGTTTGTCAAACGGCTCGATTTAGTGCAGAAGCTATAACAGCAAAAAGATTTGCCGAAACGGGAATTTTAGGAGATGTTTATTTTGCGGATATTGAATGGACTCGTCGTCGTGGAGTACCTAAATGGGGATCTTTTCACATAAAAAATGCAAATGGGGGAGGAGCTTTTTGTGATTTAGGGATCCATGCGTTTGATTTGGTTTTATGGATTGCCGGATTTCCAAAATTAAAAAGTATGAGTGCCAACGCAACTACAAAAATTACAGGATATGAGCCGGAATTATTTTCTAGCGATGAAGAAAGCGGTGCATTTAATGGAGTGTTTATGCCACGAAAATTTGATGTAAATGAATTTAGCGTGGAAGAGTTTGCAAATGGTGTAGCTTTTTTTGCAAATGGTCTGTCAATTAATTTTAAAATTGCTTGGTCAGTTAATTTGCCAGAGAATCGTAAGTTTGATATTGCTGGAACAAGAGCTGGAATACGTATGCCATCTATGGAACTATATTCAAGCATTGCTGATTATCAAGCCGATGTTAAGCCACATTACGCACCGTACAAATATAGTGAACATGGATTTGGTGGACATTTTGGCTTGATTGAACATGGCATTAATGTACTTGATAAAAAAGAAGAGTTGATAATCAAACCGGATGAAATACTAACGACTGCCGCAATTTTGGAAGGATTTTATAAATCAGCCAGATTGGGGCGAGAGGTAATGATAGAAGAAATAATAGAGTAG
- the pdxA gene encoding 4-hydroxythreonine-4-phosphate dehydrogenase PdxA has translation MKETRPKIAITMGDAAGIGPEIVVKALTRNEIYEKCIPIVIGDCEPIKEAIIFAGIELEIREINCVDEAEGIFGTIEILNLGYLQKGTWEYKKINARTGNAAYQYVVKSIRMAMEGLIDAIVTGPINKEALNAAGHHFSGHTEIFAYYTRSKNYAMLLVSKELKVIHCTTHVSMRQACDKVTMDRVYNVIKLADQAMRLMGVKEPKIGVAGLNAHCSEGGMFGDEEDKWILPAVCKAKEEGYQVEGPISPDTIFVKALAKQYDIVVAMYHDQGHIPIKLCGFRLNLETNQYESMSGVNVTVGLPVIRTSVDHGTAFGKAGEGRANEQSMVEAIQLAVTMSVKKMENIRCCKD, from the coding sequence ATGAAAGAAACTAGACCGAAGATAGCTATTACGATGGGGGATGCGGCTGGAATTGGACCAGAAATTGTAGTAAAGGCGCTAACAAGAAATGAAATATATGAAAAATGTATTCCCATTGTAATAGGCGATTGTGAGCCCATTAAAGAGGCGATTATATTTGCGGGAATAGAATTAGAAATTCGAGAAATCAATTGCGTGGATGAAGCGGAAGGAATTTTTGGAACGATAGAAATATTAAATTTGGGATATTTGCAAAAAGGTACATGGGAATATAAAAAAATAAATGCCAGAACAGGAAATGCAGCATATCAATATGTGGTAAAAAGTATCCGAATGGCTATGGAGGGATTAATTGACGCCATAGTTACAGGGCCAATTAATAAAGAGGCTCTTAATGCAGCTGGACATCATTTTTCGGGTCACACAGAGATTTTTGCATATTACACAAGAAGTAAAAATTATGCAATGTTGTTGGTTTCCAAAGAGTTAAAAGTAATTCACTGTACAACGCATGTATCTATGCGGCAAGCTTGCGATAAAGTAACTATGGACAGAGTATATAACGTTATAAAACTGGCGGATCAAGCAATGCGGTTGATGGGAGTTAAAGAACCGAAAATTGGTGTGGCGGGATTGAATGCTCATTGTTCAGAAGGCGGAATGTTCGGTGATGAAGAGGATAAGTGGATTCTTCCAGCTGTATGCAAAGCGAAAGAGGAGGGGTATCAGGTAGAAGGACCTATATCACCGGATACGATTTTTGTCAAAGCATTAGCTAAACAGTATGATATCGTAGTTGCGATGTATCATGACCAAGGACATATTCCAATTAAATTGTGTGGTTTTCGATTAAATTTAGAGACCAATCAATATGAATCTATGAGCGGAGTAAATGTAACAGTTGGTCTCCCTGTAATTCGTACTTCTGTAGATCACGGGACAGCATTTGGAAAAGCTGGTGAAGGAAGAGCTAATGAGCAGAGTATGGTGGAGGCCATTCAGCTAGCAGTTACAATGTCTGTTAAAAAGATGGAGAATATCAGATGTTGCAAGGATTAA
- a CDS encoding four-carbon acid sugar kinase family protein, translated as MLQGLILADDFTGALDTAVQFAERGMKVQVLDFETTSFQSNGTDILVIDTESRNLPREEAIIKVSQPMKDMKGENAFLLYKKTDSLLRGNIGGELEAILSISGRSAIFFVPAFPEMGRTVTDGKLFVNGELLTDTVYSKDRICPVDKDKISDIIREQSNLSVVEVRTSDAIPMEIKDSVIYVFDGCTEEGLKELARKIVPVMHRVVLAGCAGFAKYISRYWKAKPMMNNKTFVAIKKHIIVCGSINANTLEQIRFAVENGVVSYKLLPEEYVCENLSEDVRIKIKNLQKKFSKILFYTADKESDLKEAQMYAQRKNISISELGRIVAERLGEIVELCAKEEGIVSVIGGDTLYQSMKKMEYRNVQPIKEWKEGVVISKVYLKNGGEKIFLSKAGSFGTKSVIWEMFHLIK; from the coding sequence ATGTTGCAAGGATTAATTTTGGCAGATGATTTTACAGGAGCGTTGGATACAGCTGTTCAATTTGCTGAGAGAGGAATGAAGGTTCAAGTTTTGGATTTTGAAACGACTTCATTTCAAAGTAATGGAACGGATATTTTGGTGATTGATACAGAATCGCGGAATTTGCCGAGAGAGGAGGCGATTATAAAAGTAAGTCAACCGATGAAGGATATGAAAGGAGAAAATGCGTTTCTTCTGTATAAAAAAACAGATTCTCTTTTACGTGGAAATATTGGTGGCGAGTTAGAAGCAATATTATCAATATCAGGAAGAAGTGCAATTTTTTTTGTTCCAGCATTTCCCGAAATGGGGCGCACGGTAACAGACGGAAAACTTTTTGTTAATGGAGAGTTATTGACGGATACAGTCTACTCTAAGGATAGGATTTGCCCGGTTGATAAAGATAAAATCAGTGATATTATTCGAGAACAATCAAATCTTTCTGTTGTAGAAGTTAGAACGTCAGATGCTATTCCGATGGAAATAAAAGACTCGGTTATCTACGTTTTTGATGGATGTACGGAAGAGGGACTAAAAGAGTTGGCGAGAAAAATTGTTCCGGTAATGCATCGGGTTGTGTTGGCAGGATGTGCAGGATTTGCGAAATATATTTCTCGTTATTGGAAGGCCAAACCGATGATGAACAATAAAACGTTTGTTGCGATAAAAAAACATATTATTGTGTGTGGAAGTATCAACGCGAATACGCTGGAACAGATCCGGTTTGCTGTTGAAAATGGAGTTGTTTCATATAAATTATTGCCGGAAGAGTATGTTTGTGAAAATTTGTCTGAGGATGTACGAATCAAAATTAAAAATTTGCAGAAAAAATTTTCAAAAATTTTATTTTATACAGCAGATAAAGAGAGTGATTTAAAAGAGGCACAAATGTATGCACAGAGAAAGAACATTTCTATTTCTGAATTAGGAAGGATAGTTGCAGAAAGATTAGGGGAAATAGTAGAACTTTGTGCAAAAGAAGAAGGTATTGTTTCAGTAATAGGTGGAGATACCTTATACCAGAGTATGAAGAAAATGGAATATCGAAACGTTCAGCCAATTAAAGAATGGAAGGAGGGAGTTGTTATTTCAAAAGTTTATTTAAAAAATGGAGGTGAAAAAATATTTCTTTCAAAGGCAGGAAGTTTTGGTACAAAATCAGTGATTTGGGAGATGTTCCATTTAATAAAGTAG
- a CDS encoding Gfo/Idh/MocA family oxidoreductase, whose protein sequence is MNQKWKTVIIGFAHMHVNHVAASFYNHPQCEIVACADIAPKRQERKKGPYTRAWNLEFCKREFKIAREYSDYIEMLDEETPDIAIVNSENVWRADIVDACAKRKIDVIVEKPMTLNYVDALRMVKAAREAQILLLTNWPVVWHQNYNLMKTLLDEGKIGRVIEFKCRMGHAGPLGANAKHEGVSETADYMSDLDKGATWWHHAEMGGGAMIDYCCYGSMMALWYLRKKAISVMAMMGNFNSLYGDADDNAAMLVRLEDCYAVIEGSWTTYGGADPYGPVIYGTDGALLLTSDGGVKIALPGNKSEVVYPKESNAEVDLASCYVDYKNKEIVFPDMLLPEYNLEAMAILDAGLRSAESGKMELVGNENWNPARLFPK, encoded by the coding sequence GTGAATCAAAAATGGAAAACAGTTATTATTGGATTTGCACATATGCATGTGAATCATGTTGCTGCTTCCTTTTATAACCATCCACAATGTGAGATTGTCGCCTGTGCAGACATTGCACCTAAAAGACAAGAAAGAAAAAAAGGGCCATATACAAGAGCGTGGAATTTAGAGTTCTGTAAGCGAGAGTTTAAGATAGCCAGAGAATACTCAGATTATATTGAGATGCTAGATGAAGAGACTCCTGATATCGCAATTGTGAACTCAGAGAATGTGTGGCGAGCGGATATTGTAGATGCCTGTGCTAAACGTAAAATAGATGTAATTGTAGAAAAACCCATGACGCTAAACTATGTGGACGCATTAAGAATGGTAAAAGCAGCAAGAGAGGCACAAATTCTGTTATTAACTAATTGGCCGGTGGTATGGCATCAAAATTATAATTTGATGAAGACATTACTTGATGAAGGAAAAATAGGACGGGTAATCGAGTTTAAATGTCGAATGGGTCATGCAGGTCCGCTCGGAGCAAATGCAAAACATGAAGGGGTGTCTGAAACTGCAGATTATATGTCTGATCTGGATAAAGGCGCTACCTGGTGGCATCATGCTGAGATGGGCGGAGGCGCAATGATTGATTATTGCTGCTATGGAAGTATGATGGCTTTGTGGTATCTGCGTAAAAAGGCTATTTCGGTTATGGCTATGATGGGTAATTTCAATAGCTTATATGGAGATGCAGATGATAATGCGGCTATGCTTGTAAGATTGGAAGATTGCTATGCAGTAATTGAAGGAAGTTGGACAACCTACGGTGGAGCAGATCCATATGGCCCCGTGATATATGGTACAGATGGGGCATTACTTTTAACAAGTGATGGTGGCGTTAAGATTGCTTTGCCTGGTAATAAGAGTGAGGTGGTTTATCCAAAAGAAAGCAATGCGGAAGTCGATTTAGCTAGTTGTTACGTGGATTATAAAAATAAAGAAATTGTATTTCCGGATATGCTCTTACCAGAATACAACTTAGAAGCAATGGCGATTTTGGATGCGGGGCTACGTTCTGCGGAAAGTGGAAAAATGGAATTGGTTGGTAATGAAAATTGGAATCCGGCAAGGCTGTTTCCCAAGTAA
- a CDS encoding NAD(P)-dependent oxidoreductase encodes MKEMKVLVTGITGFFAPFAVRELTEAGHEVVLFSRKEPPEEFRELKCIQGDINNIRDCLKAMQDQKIETIVHIAAWPTPTDQKERYPDRYDDPDFFPQTMQTNVMGTYNMLEAAVRNGVKHFLLLGSNCMLGHINRSSGRPFPVYYLPIDEMHPSDIEDSYSLSKFIDEEILHRYTRCYGIRTTILRSGWIFDEKMRKEWPDKVKASEKLWDYFNPYVSAEDEAVYIRILLEKRDELPMFGAYFCNADDTLALEPTMELIDKFCPEQVPRMTTILGGYKSFISNQKLKDITGYTPQFSWRKDKN; translated from the coding sequence ATGAAAGAAATGAAAGTCTTAGTAACAGGAATTACTGGTTTTTTTGCTCCGTTTGCTGTTAGAGAGTTGACAGAAGCTGGACATGAGGTAGTATTGTTCAGTCGAAAAGAACCGCCGGAAGAATTTCGTGAACTTAAGTGTATTCAAGGAGACATTAATAATATCCGAGATTGTCTTAAAGCAATGCAGGATCAAAAAATTGAAACAATTGTACATATCGCTGCATGGCCGACTCCAACAGATCAGAAGGAGCGGTATCCTGACAGATATGATGATCCGGATTTTTTCCCACAAACTATGCAGACGAATGTAATGGGAACTTATAATATGTTGGAAGCGGCAGTTCGTAATGGGGTGAAACATTTTCTGTTATTAGGAAGTAACTGTATGCTGGGCCATATTAACAGAAGTTCAGGACGTCCTTTTCCAGTATATTATCTTCCTATTGATGAGATGCATCCAAGTGATATCGAAGATTCCTATTCTTTATCTAAATTTATTGATGAAGAAATATTACATCGGTATACAAGGTGTTATGGGATAAGAACAACAATATTACGTTCAGGATGGATTTTTGACGAAAAAATGCGGAAGGAGTGGCCAGACAAGGTAAAGGCATCGGAGAAGTTATGGGACTATTTTAATCCTTATGTTTCGGCAGAAGATGAAGCTGTATATATTAGGATACTACTGGAGAAAAGAGATGAACTTCCAATGTTTGGCGCATATTTTTGCAACGCAGATGACACATTGGCATTAGAACCGACGATGGAATTGATTGACAAGTTTTGTCCAGAGCAGGTTCCCCGGATGACAACGATATTAGGTGGATATAAATCATTTATATCAAATCAAAAGCTAAAAGATATTACAGGTTATACTCCCCAATTTAGCTGGCGTAAGGACAAAAACTAA
- a CDS encoding Gfo/Idh/MocA family oxidoreductase encodes MEKKIVGLGVVGCGAIAIRAAFEHFKLGDVDDKIRIVACCDPVPGRAKAAAEKYNIPRYYESYEELLEDSNVDAVTLCSPIGFHYEQGMQALRAGKHVHFNKTMATEVWEADDLINLAKEKKLHIVASPGQMLYPEAQRTRRAILEGRLGKIAYIFGKHSFSSGVYHLNEKCRTGDDILANINPTWYFKKPGGGPHYDVTVYFLHQLTGVMGPAKRVAAFSGQQIHELSFGGKTFKSEVDDSCAMLIDFGDGVYCTMLSVIAGAPFVCLTPDYFGTKGSIVAEKLDGKSLIYEGESLPGITGEHDNMPEKHVFADILQLADCIRENKDSIVSPEHARHVIEIIAASFESSKTNTIIELKTSFDPIPYEDLLEFKD; translated from the coding sequence ATGGAAAAGAAAATAGTAGGATTAGGTGTTGTAGGCTGTGGTGCAATCGCAATCAGAGCGGCGTTTGAACACTTTAAGCTGGGAGATGTAGACGATAAGATTCGAATTGTCGCATGTTGTGATCCTGTTCCAGGTAGGGCGAAGGCAGCGGCAGAAAAATATAACATTCCCAGGTATTATGAAAGCTATGAAGAATTGCTAGAAGACTCAAATGTAGATGCCGTTACTCTTTGTTCTCCGATTGGTTTTCATTATGAACAGGGAATGCAGGCATTAAGAGCTGGAAAGCATGTGCATTTTAATAAAACTATGGCAACTGAGGTGTGGGAAGCGGATGATTTGATCAATCTTGCTAAGGAAAAGAAATTGCATATTGTAGCGTCACCTGGACAGATGTTGTATCCGGAGGCACAGCGTACCCGACGTGCTATTTTAGAAGGGAGACTTGGAAAGATAGCATATATTTTTGGTAAACATTCATTTTCCAGTGGAGTGTATCATTTAAATGAAAAATGTCGAACAGGAGACGATATTTTGGCCAATATTAATCCGACATGGTATTTTAAAAAGCCTGGAGGAGGACCGCATTATGATGTTACAGTTTATTTCCTACATCAGCTGACAGGAGTTATGGGACCAGCTAAGCGTGTGGCGGCATTTTCTGGTCAACAAATACATGAATTATCTTTTGGCGGAAAAACATTTAAAAGTGAAGTGGATGATTCCTGTGCAATGCTAATTGATTTTGGAGATGGTGTTTACTGTACAATGCTTTCGGTAATTGCTGGCGCACCGTTTGTTTGCCTGACACCAGATTATTTTGGAACGAAAGGAAGCATTGTTGCGGAAAAATTGGATGGCAAATCACTGATTTATGAAGGGGAATCCTTGCCTGGGATTACAGGAGAACATGATAATATGCCTGAAAAGCATGTTTTTGCGGACATTTTGCAATTGGCAGATTGTATTAGAGAAAACAAAGATTCTATTGTATCGCCAGAACATGCGCGACATGTAATTGAAATAATTGCAGCCTCTTTTGAATCATCAAAGACAAATACCATTATTGAATTAAAGACAAGTTTTGATCCAATTCCATATGAGGATTTGTTGGAATTTAAAGATTAG
- a CDS encoding extracellular solute-binding protein: MKRRIFALVITLMMLVGLVGCSTQGEDQTEQQKQEPEEGESTELIVYGWSGNWDLWFADWAKEFEEEYGINIKYISGQGTAMRERIVAEDAAQSDIFISTPGDAFLLGNQGYLADIPYEDIPSAADVDEGFKYPQVCIWGYDVYSIAYNPDFVSDDEAPKSWKELSEEKWAGQVGMPLITDDTASRPAMILEEAYGREEMLNMLEGMYKNSSVLFDTPGRMESAIATGQCMVSPLALGNCNVVINEAGGNVRLTNPEEGCFIMMNSMTIMKNAPHYDAAVKFMEFYLSPKRQNNIMNELGISIAVNNTVEMDSEALSVPLGDLTTQEIIDNAIFPDWEAWMVTDENDVTKYQELMNSMQERIKQ; encoded by the coding sequence ATGAAGAGAAGAATATTTGCATTGGTTATAACTTTAATGATGCTGGTAGGTTTGGTGGGATGTAGCACACAGGGAGAAGATCAGACTGAACAGCAAAAACAAGAACCTGAAGAAGGAGAGAGTACAGAACTTATTGTTTATGGATGGTCAGGGAACTGGGATCTTTGGTTTGCAGACTGGGCAAAGGAGTTTGAAGAGGAATACGGAATTAATATTAAATATATTTCAGGCCAAGGAACAGCTATGAGAGAGCGTATTGTTGCGGAAGATGCAGCGCAAAGCGATATTTTTATATCTACACCGGGAGATGCGTTTTTGTTAGGGAACCAGGGCTATTTGGCAGATATTCCATATGAAGACATTCCAAGTGCGGCGGATGTGGACGAGGGATTTAAATATCCGCAGGTTTGTATATGGGGATATGATGTTTATTCGATTGCCTATAATCCTGATTTTGTGTCCGATGACGAAGCACCCAAATCCTGGAAAGAGTTATCTGAAGAAAAATGGGCAGGTCAGGTAGGGATGCCGTTGATTACAGATGATACTGCTTCACGTCCTGCGATGATTCTAGAAGAGGCATATGGAAGAGAAGAAATGCTAAATATGCTAGAAGGGATGTATAAGAATTCATCTGTACTGTTTGATACTCCGGGAAGAATGGAAAGCGCGATTGCGACAGGACAGTGTATGGTAAGTCCGCTTGCATTGGGAAACTGTAACGTTGTCATTAATGAAGCTGGTGGAAATGTTCGCCTTACAAATCCGGAAGAAGGCTGCTTTATTATGATGAACAGTATGACAATTATGAAGAATGCTCCTCACTATGATGCGGCAGTTAAGTTCATGGAGTTTTATCTTAGTCCCAAACGACAGAATAACATTATGAACGAGTTGGGTATTAGTATTGCAGTGAATAATACTGTGGAAATGGATAGCGAAGCACTTTCTGTACCTCTCGGAGATCTGACTACACAGGAAATCATTGATAATGCGATTTTCCCGGATTGGGAAGCGTGGATGGTTACGGATGAAAATGATGTTACAAAATATCAGGAACTAATGAATTCAATGCAAGAAAGAATTAAGCAATAA
- a CDS encoding ABC transporter permease, producing the protein MREEKAESLTRKIKPYIFIFPFLALYLVFILYPIVGIVIKSFTDNNVAVLEVFDFNLLRQTQLTLENYRELFTSSWSLRVLGSTIGISTISVILALVIGTPIAYALTKPAFRSRNVVRWFLSLPVYLPIVITSFALVWFFGNRGVLNVLLESVGLEPIHILYTIVAVILGSVAIIIPMYVRTIIPAFESIPQEVFDASLSLGANEVYTLVKVILPITKPTILSGLVLIFAQTIGMMEVAFLLGGGGMKVLYLSIEIYQNTLAYSPNIPFASAMAVVLLCFALAGQFFSMWLLRKGKKHEAKD; encoded by the coding sequence ATGCGGGAAGAAAAGGCAGAGAGTCTGACAAGAAAAATCAAGCCATATATTTTCATTTTTCCTTTTTTGGCACTGTATTTAGTTTTTATTCTATATCCAATTGTGGGAATTGTGATAAAAAGTTTTACGGATAATAATGTAGCAGTGTTGGAAGTGTTTGATTTTAATTTGCTTCGCCAGACGCAATTGACCTTAGAGAATTACCGGGAATTATTCACATCTTCATGGAGTCTGCGGGTATTGGGATCAACAATTGGTATTTCTACAATTTCAGTGATATTAGCGTTGGTAATAGGCACCCCAATTGCTTACGCATTAACTAAACCGGCTTTTCGAAGCCGTAATGTAGTAAGATGGTTCCTTTCATTGCCGGTATACTTGCCGATTGTTATCACCTCCTTTGCGTTAGTGTGGTTTTTTGGAAACAGAGGAGTACTAAATGTATTATTAGAATCTGTTGGTTTGGAACCAATACATATTTTATACACAATAGTCGCAGTTATTTTGGGCTCTGTTGCAATTATTATTCCGATGTATGTAAGAACCATTATCCCTGCATTTGAAAGTATTCCACAAGAGGTTTTTGATGCATCTCTAAGTCTTGGAGCAAATGAAGTTTATACATTAGTTAAAGTGATTTTGCCAATTACTAAGCCGACTATACTTTCTGGTTTGGTGCTGATATTTGCACAGACTATAGGGATGATGGAAGTAGCCTTTCTGCTTGGCGGCGGTGGAATGAAAGTATTATATTTATCCATTGAAATATATCAGAATACACTTGCGTATAGCCCGAATATCCCATTTGCTTCGGCTATGGCAGTAGTTCTATTATGTTTTGCTTTGGCGGGTCAGTTTTTTTCGATGTGGTTGCTGAGAAAGGGGAAGAAACATGAAGCAAAAGACTGA